A segment of the Echinicola strongylocentroti genome:
GCCACGGTGCAGAAATACAAATGCCTGGAAAAAGTAAGAGATCAAGTAAAAGAAAAATCACTGACCTATGAGGACTTCACTGCGTGAAATAAGGACGCTTGAACAATATATTTTGGGTGTTTCTTCTGTCGATGAACAACTGCTAATGGAAGCCAAGATGCAATTGGATCCTTCCCTTACCCATAAAATTCATTGCCAAAAGTCGGCTTATCAGTTGGTGCATGATTATGGAAGGGGAAAGTTGAGAGAGGAGATTAGAAAAGTAGAGTTTGAGCTTTTCGAAACACCCCAGCACAAAGGTTTTAGGAACCGGATATTGAACTTCTTTAAACGATAAATGATGATTTCAGCCAATACATCCCAGGTCGTCCCCATGGTGATCGACCAGAACGATTATAGTGGAAGAGCCTATGATATTTACAGCCTATTGCTCAAGGAGCGGATTATTTTTCTGGGCAGTGCCATCAATGACCAAGTGGCCAATTTGGTGGTGGCCCAGCTATTATTTCTGAATAGTCAGGATCAAAAGCGGCCAATTAGCCTATATGTTCAAAGTCCCGGAGGAAGTGTCTATGCGGGGTTGGCGATTTATGACACGATGCAGATGATTTCGGCACCGGTGATCACCTTGGCCGTGGGATTTACGGGAAGTATGGCGACGGCTTTGCTTACGAGTGGGGCGAAGGGCAAACGCCAAGCGCTTTCCCATGCGACCATCCACATGCACCCCACCAGTGGAGGGGCCAAAGGATATACGGAAGATGTCAGGATAGCGACTAAAGAACAAGAGCGGCTACAGGTCCAGCTTTTTCATATCATTGGCAATAATACTGGCCACAGCTGGCGGGAAATTGAGGAGCTTTTTCTTCGTGACCGTTATATGACTGCACCAGAAGCCAAAGATTATGGCTTGGTGGATGAGGTGCTTGGTACCACCGCGGATATTGTCCAACTAAAAGATATGCCTTTTGGCGTGGGGTTTTACGAGGACGCTTCGTGAATGAGTAGATCCTTGAATATGGAAAATAAAAAAGCCGAAGATTAGTTTCTTCGGCTTTAAAATCTTCCAATATTTCAATTTTCTAACCCGGTTTATGCATTAGGAATCGTAGTGAGGACTGAAAGTGCAAGAAAATCAGTTAGTTTGGAGGTGTGAACGTAGCACCGCTACAGTTATATCGAAAACTAAAGCAAAGCGGCTGATTTTGAAGCAATTTCAGGTCGGAATAAATAGGCTCATGCATATTCCGCGTTTAAGTTTCACTCCTATAATTTTTTAGTGAATTTGATTACGTGCGATAATGAAGATACACAATTTAAAA
Coding sequences within it:
- a CDS encoding ClpP family protease — encoded protein: MMISANTSQVVPMVIDQNDYSGRAYDIYSLLLKERIIFLGSAINDQVANLVVAQLLFLNSQDQKRPISLYVQSPGGSVYAGLAIYDTMQMISAPVITLAVGFTGSMATALLTSGAKGKRQALSHATIHMHPTSGGAKGYTEDVRIATKEQERLQVQLFHIIGNNTGHSWREIEELFLRDRYMTAPEAKDYGLVDEVLGTTADIVQLKDMPFGVGFYEDAS